The Neobacillus sp. PS3-34 genome has a window encoding:
- a CDS encoding D-2-hydroxyacid dehydrogenase: MNIINILIVSPMFKELQPLIEKGHIQKNFRFLPEEGMTSEDLDWADALVCFNLKSNVDYSQVKWVHSLGAGVDRFLYGKSWNENVLLTRTVCSFGQRIAEYCLSYILKDLQFHDQFHVAQHQKNWHPVTPKLLRNQKVMIYGTGEIGQQSAKMFSALGVEVYGVSLSGKNKDYFKEVMTVESHFPRLSEMDYIINTLPLTEQTANIFTEKIFDRLSNAGFINVGRGATVDEGALLDALNQKHVRFAVLDVFSQEPLPKENSLWEHPNVHITPHISAVTTPDEGVACFIETLKNIDESKQLGNKVDVEKGY; this comes from the coding sequence ATGAATATAATCAATATTTTAATAGTCAGTCCGATGTTCAAAGAACTTCAACCATTAATAGAAAAAGGACATATCCAAAAGAATTTTCGTTTTTTACCTGAAGAAGGGATGACGTCGGAAGATTTAGATTGGGCCGACGCGCTGGTTTGTTTTAATTTAAAATCCAATGTTGACTACAGTCAGGTGAAGTGGGTTCACTCGCTGGGTGCGGGAGTAGACCGTTTCTTATACGGAAAGTCCTGGAATGAAAATGTTTTATTAACAAGAACAGTTTGTTCATTTGGCCAAAGAATTGCCGAGTATTGCTTAAGCTATATTTTAAAAGATTTGCAGTTTCACGACCAATTCCATGTTGCCCAGCACCAGAAAAATTGGCACCCGGTTACTCCTAAGCTTTTGAGAAATCAAAAAGTAATGATTTACGGTACAGGGGAAATTGGCCAGCAATCGGCTAAAATGTTCTCTGCACTAGGTGTGGAAGTATACGGCGTTTCATTAAGCGGAAAAAACAAAGACTATTTTAAAGAGGTAATGACGGTGGAATCCCATTTTCCGCGATTAAGTGAAATGGATTACATCATTAACACTCTGCCGTTGACGGAACAAACCGCTAATATATTTACAGAGAAAATTTTTGATAGGCTTTCAAATGCTGGATTCATCAATGTTGGAAGAGGCGCAACAGTCGATGAAGGTGCTTTGCTCGATGCATTGAATCAAAAGCATGTCCGATTTGCCGTCCTGGATGTATTTTCACAAGAACCTCTACCAAAGGAGAATTCGTTATGGGAGCATCCAAACGTACATATTACTCCACATATATCTGCGGTGACTACACCTGATGAGGGTGTTGCGTGTTTCATTGAAACGCTTAAAAATATTGATGAAAGTAAGCAACTAGGGAATAAGGTGGACGTTGAAAAAGGGTACTAA
- a CDS encoding cell wall hydrolase: MKKIIATITLFSSFLFASPAFAYTVKNGDTMSQIASESNLTLQELAAMNPQIQNLDQINIGQTIITELPQKTITLPEQVIYSDNTIDQLDRLVIADAQMKEEVNPQIQDVKVDEPVNAETTKKPVSTPEKASYSDYEIDLLARLVRAEAQIEPFEGKIAVACVVLNRLKSSHFPKTIKEVIYQRGQFQPVSNGEINKPADSESTAAVKAALTEKRNMAHESLFFYNPAIATSHWLASRATTLVIGQHVFKK; the protein is encoded by the coding sequence ATGAAAAAAATAATCGCTACTATTACATTATTTTCGTCTTTCTTATTTGCCTCTCCTGCCTTTGCGTATACAGTTAAAAATGGGGATACTATGTCCCAAATCGCCTCGGAATCTAACCTCACCTTACAGGAATTAGCAGCAATGAATCCGCAAATTCAAAATCTTGATCAAATTAATATCGGTCAGACTATTATTACTGAGTTACCCCAAAAGACAATAACCCTACCAGAGCAAGTAATCTACTCAGATAATACGATAGACCAGCTGGATAGATTAGTTATAGCTGATGCACAAATGAAAGAAGAAGTTAATCCACAAATTCAAGATGTTAAGGTCGATGAGCCAGTTAACGCTGAGACAACCAAAAAGCCTGTAAGCACACCAGAGAAAGCAAGCTACTCCGATTATGAAATTGATCTGCTAGCTCGATTAGTTAGAGCTGAAGCACAAATCGAGCCTTTTGAAGGAAAGATAGCAGTGGCCTGTGTTGTGCTAAATAGATTGAAAAGTTCTCACTTTCCGAAAACCATTAAAGAAGTCATTTATCAGCGTGGCCAATTCCAGCCTGTCAGCAATGGCGAAATAAATAAACCAGCTGATTCGGAATCCACCGCAGCCGTAAAAGCGGCTTTAACAGAAAAGCGAAATATGGCCCATGAATCATTATTTTTCTACAATCCTGCCATCGCTACCAGTCATTGGCTTGCTTCAAGAGCAACTACCCTTGTGATAGGCCAGCATGTTTTTAAAAAATAA